From the Chloroflexus aurantiacus J-10-fl genome, one window contains:
- a CDS encoding myo-inositol-1-phosphate synthase translates to MSKKIRVAIIGVGNCASSLVQGVHYYRNARDGDDIPGLMHVNLGGYHIGDIEFSAAFDIADTKVDRDLSEAIFAEPNNTYRFADVPKLGVPVSRGMTHDGIGKYLSTVIRKSKRDTDDIVGILRETKTDVVVNFLPVGSEMATKWYVEQVLDAGCAFINCIPVFIASQEYWRRRFEEKGLPIIGDDIKSQVGATITHRVLTTLFKERGVRLDRTYQLNFGGNTDFLNMLERERLESKKISKTNAVTSQLGYELPAEQVHVGPSDYVPWLGDRKWCYIRMEGTTFGDVPLNLELKLEVWDSPNSAGVVIDAIRCAKLALDRGIAGALYGPSSYFMKTPPRQFTDYEARDLTERFIRGEVGAK, encoded by the coding sequence GTGAGCAAGAAGATCCGCGTTGCGATTATTGGCGTTGGCAATTGCGCCTCCTCACTGGTACAGGGCGTCCATTACTACCGCAATGCCCGTGATGGCGATGACATCCCCGGTCTGATGCACGTCAACCTGGGCGGCTACCACATTGGCGATATCGAGTTCTCGGCGGCATTTGATATTGCCGATACCAAGGTTGATCGTGATCTGTCCGAGGCGATCTTCGCCGAACCAAACAACACCTATCGCTTCGCCGATGTACCGAAGCTGGGTGTACCGGTATCTCGTGGGATGACCCACGATGGCATCGGCAAGTACCTCAGTACGGTGATCCGTAAATCGAAGCGCGATACCGACGATATTGTGGGCATTCTCCGCGAGACAAAAACGGATGTTGTCGTCAATTTTCTGCCGGTCGGCAGTGAGATGGCAACCAAGTGGTACGTAGAACAGGTACTCGATGCCGGTTGTGCATTTATCAACTGCATTCCGGTCTTCATTGCCAGCCAGGAATACTGGCGACGCCGATTCGAGGAGAAGGGGCTGCCGATTATCGGCGATGACATCAAGAGTCAGGTCGGTGCAACCATCACTCACCGCGTGTTGACAACCCTCTTCAAGGAGCGTGGTGTTCGTCTCGACCGTACCTACCAGTTGAATTTCGGCGGCAATACCGACTTTCTCAACATGCTCGAACGTGAGCGTCTGGAGAGCAAGAAGATCAGCAAGACCAATGCCGTCACTTCACAGTTGGGGTACGAGTTGCCGGCTGAACAGGTACACGTCGGGCCGAGCGACTATGTACCGTGGCTGGGGGATCGCAAGTGGTGCTACATCCGTATGGAAGGCACCACCTTCGGCGACGTGCCGCTCAATCTGGAGCTGAAACTGGAGGTGTGGGACTCGCCCAACTCGGCGGGCGTGGTGATCGATGCCATTCGCTGTGCTAAACTGGCTCTTGATCGGGGGATTGCCGGCGCACTCTACGGCCCCAGCAGCTATTTTATGAAGACACCGCCTCGCCAGTTCACCGACTATGAAGCGCGCGATTTGACCGAGCGCTTTATTCGTGGTGAGGTCGGTGCCAAGTAG